A genomic region of Hypomesus transpacificus isolate Combined female chromosome 19, fHypTra1, whole genome shotgun sequence contains the following coding sequences:
- the LOC124482147 gene encoding proto-oncogene vav-like isoform X1 yields MELWRQCGAWLIACRVLPESHRVTWEGAQVCDLVLALRDGVLLCQLLNNLQPHAINLRHINLRPQMSQFLCLKNIRAFLGVCQERFHMRRNELFEAFDLFDVRDFGKVIDTLSILSHSPVATQRGFQPFPLEGCVADDDIYSGLSDQMDDTVEEDDDLYDCVEGEEDEGDEIYEDLMRDELPAETHQKQGVDKRECCLQEITQTEEKYTHTLESIIQHFMKPLQKFLQPQDIESIFINTQDLVATHRGLLQEIRSSISCSRADTLYQVFISYKERLLLYGRYCSQVETASKHLDKMASREDIRMKLEECSKRANSGRFSLRDLLMVPMQRVLKYPLLLQELLKHTTDTTEKENLRTALDAMRDLAQCVNEVKRDNEIIRQITTFQLSIENMTQSLALYGRPKIDGELKICCPEKKSKQDRYVFLFDKAMLVCKRRSGDTMDLKELVELQLYQIRDQPGTDRDSKKWSHEFLLLDGAGLGYDLFFKTRDLKKKWLEQFEMAMSNMCPENCTANSHDFLMHCFEDTTSCKACGMLLRGIFFQGYRCARCKMAAHKECLGRVPACGRPTDHTGTMKKKNQKGLRPGPGLPKMEVCQEYYGLPPPPVAFGQPLPLSIGDVIELTRAEVDLQWWEGRNVTIGQVGWFPCNKVQPFVAKSTPDLTSFMWYAGSMERSAAKSLLMSRSDGTFLVRQKEGGEFAISIKFNMDIRHIRITSCEGLYRINDKKAFKGLIDLVQFYQGNSLKEYFKDVDTTLEMPYKQPDELPDELPAASTPPQGGGGRYQGIARARYDFSARDRTELSLREGDTIKILSRRNPSWWKGEVYGRVGLFPANYVEEDYSEYC; encoded by the exons ATGGAGCTGTGGCGTCAGTGCGGGGCGTGGCTGATCGCGTGTCGGGTGCTGCCGGAGAGCCACCGGGTGACCTGGGAGGGGGCGCAGGTGTGTGACCTTGTGCTGGCACTGAGAGACGGAGTGCTGCTCTGTCAGCTGCTCAACAACCTGCAGCCCCACGCCATCAACCTCAGACACATCAACCTCAGACCACAGATGTCCCAG ttcctGTGTCTGAAGAACATCCGGGCGttcctgggtgtgtgtcaggAAAGGTTCCACATGCGGAGGAATGAGCTGTTTGAGGCTTTCGACCTGTTCGACGTCCGAGACTtcggaaag gtcaTAGACACGTTGTCTATTTTATCCCACTCCCCCGTCGCCACACAAAGAGGATTCCA ACCATTCCCTTTGGAGGGCTGTGTAGCTGATGATGACATCTACAGTGGACTCTCAGACCAGAtgga cgacactgtggaggaggatgatgacctGTACGActgtgtggagggtgaggaggatgaaggggaTGAGATCTACGAAGACCTGATGAGGGACGAACTACCTGCTGagacg CACCAGAAGCAGGGCGTAGACAAGAGAGAATGCTGCCTTCAGGAGATCACCCAGACTGAAGAGAAATACACCCACACTCTGGAGTCCatcatacag cacTTTATGAAACCCCTACAGAAGTTCCTCCAGCCCCAGGACATAGAAAGCATCTTCATCAACACacaa gacctgGTTGCTACTCATCGTGGTCTCCTGCAGGAGATCAGGTCTTCTATATCCTGCTCCAGAGCTGACACTCTCTACCAGGTCTTCATCAGCTACAAAGagag GTTACTGCTGTATGGGCGGTACTGCAGCCAGGTGGAGACAGCAAGCAAACACCTGGACAAGATGGCCTCCAGAGAAGACATCAGGATGAAACtggag GAGTGCTCTAAGAGGGCCAACAGTGGGAGGTTCTCCCTCAGGGATCTCCTCATGGTTCCCATGCAGCGAGTCCTGAAGTACCCCCTCCTGCTGCAG gaaCTTCTGAAACACACTACGGACACGACAGAAAAGGAGAACCTGAGGACAGCACTGGACGCCATGAGG gatttGGCCCAGTGTGTGAACGAGGTGAAGAGAGACAACGAGATCATCAGACAGATCACCACCTTCCAGCTCTCTATAGAAAACAtg aCCCAGTCTCTGGCTCTGTACGGTCGACCCAAGATAGATGGAGAGCTGAAGATCTGCTGCCCAGAGAAGAAATCCAaacaggacag gtaCGTGTTCCTGTTTGACAAGGCCATGCTGGTGTGtaagaggaggagtggggacACCATGGATCTGAAGGAGCTGGTGGAGCTGCAGCTGTACCAGATCAGAGACCAGCCAGGGACTGACAGAGACAGCAAGaag tggtcTCATGAGTTCCTCCTGTTGgatggggctgggctgggctacgATCTGTTCTTCAAGACCAGAGACCTGAAGAAGAAGTGGCTGGAACAGTTTGAGATGGCTat GTCAAACATGTGCCCAGAGAACTGTACAGCCAACAGCCATGACTTCCTAATGCACTGCTTTGAAGACACCACTTCCTGTAAGGCCTGTGGAATGCTGCTCAG ggggATCTTCTTCCAGGGCTACCGCTGTGCTCGCTGTAAGATGGCCGCCCATAAGGAGTGTCTGGGAAGAGTTCCAGCATGCGGACGCCCCACAG aTCATACTGGCACTATGAAGAAG aaGAACCAGAAGGGCCTCAGACCTGGTCCAG GTCTTCCTAAAATGGAGGTGTGTCAGGAGTACTATGGCTTGCCCCCGCCTCCTGTGGCTTTCGGCCAACCACTGCCTCTCTCCATTGGTGATGTCATAGAGCTGACCCGCGCTGAAGTGGACCTGCAGTGGTGGGAG GGAAGGAACGTGACAATTGGTCAGGTGGGCTGGTTCCCCTGCAACAAAGTCCAGCCATTTGTAGCT AAATCCACTCCTGACCTGACTAGCTTCATgtg gtatGCAGGAAGTATGGAGCGCTCTGCAGCCAAGTCTCTTCTGATGTCACGGTCTGATGGAACCTTCCTGGTCCGAcaaaaggaggggggagagtttGCCATCAGCATCaa GTTCAACATGGACATCAGACACAtccgcatcacttcctgtgaagGTCTCTATCGCATCAATGACAAGAAGGCCTTCAAAGGGTTGATA GACCTTGTCCAGTTCTACCAGGGGAACTCTCTGAAGGAGTACTTCAAGGACGTAGACACGACACTGGAGATGCCCTACAAGCAGCCAGACGAGCTGCCAGACGAGCTGCCAGCTGCCTCCACACCCCCACAAG ggggcggggggaggtaCCAGGGCATTGCCAGGGCGAGGTATGACTTCTCAGCCAGGGACAGGACAGAGCTGTCACTCAGGGAGGGAGACACCATCAAGATCCTGTCCAGGAGAAACCCCAGCTGGTGGAAGGGAGAAGTGTATGGACgg
- the LOC124482147 gene encoding proto-oncogene vav-like isoform X2, with the protein MELWRQCGAWLIACRVLPESHRVTWEGAQVCDLVLALRDGVLLCQLLNNLQPHAINLRHINLRPQMSQFLCLKNIRAFLGVCQERFHMRRNELFEAFDLFDVRDFGKVIDTLSILSHSPVATQRGFQPFPLEGCVADDDIYSGLSDQMDDTVEEDDDLYDCVEGEEDEGDEIYEDLMRDELPAETHQKQGVDKRECCLQEITQTEEKYTHTLESIIQHFMKPLQKFLQPQDIESIFINTQDLVATHRGLLQEIRSSISCSRADTLYQVFISYKERLLLYGRYCSQVETASKHLDKMASREDIRMKLEECSKRANSGRFSLRDLLMVPMQRVLKYPLLLQELLKHTTDTTEKENLRTALDAMRDLAQCVNEVKRDNEIIRQITTFQLSIENMTQSLALYGRPKIDGELKICCPEKKSKQDRYVFLFDKAMLVCKRRSGDTMDLKELVELQLYQIRDQPGTDRDSKKWSHEFLLLDGAGLGYDLFFKTRDLKKKWLEQFEMAMSNMCPENCTANSHDFLMHCFEDTTSCKACGMLLRGIFFQGYRCARCKMAAHKECLGRVPACGRPTDHTGTMKKNQKGLRPGPGLPKMEVCQEYYGLPPPPVAFGQPLPLSIGDVIELTRAEVDLQWWEGRNVTIGQVGWFPCNKVQPFVAKSTPDLTSFMWYAGSMERSAAKSLLMSRSDGTFLVRQKEGGEFAISIKFNMDIRHIRITSCEGLYRINDKKAFKGLIDLVQFYQGNSLKEYFKDVDTTLEMPYKQPDELPDELPAASTPPQGGGGRYQGIARARYDFSARDRTELSLREGDTIKILSRRNPSWWKGEVYGRVGLFPANYVEEDYSEYC; encoded by the exons ATGGAGCTGTGGCGTCAGTGCGGGGCGTGGCTGATCGCGTGTCGGGTGCTGCCGGAGAGCCACCGGGTGACCTGGGAGGGGGCGCAGGTGTGTGACCTTGTGCTGGCACTGAGAGACGGAGTGCTGCTCTGTCAGCTGCTCAACAACCTGCAGCCCCACGCCATCAACCTCAGACACATCAACCTCAGACCACAGATGTCCCAG ttcctGTGTCTGAAGAACATCCGGGCGttcctgggtgtgtgtcaggAAAGGTTCCACATGCGGAGGAATGAGCTGTTTGAGGCTTTCGACCTGTTCGACGTCCGAGACTtcggaaag gtcaTAGACACGTTGTCTATTTTATCCCACTCCCCCGTCGCCACACAAAGAGGATTCCA ACCATTCCCTTTGGAGGGCTGTGTAGCTGATGATGACATCTACAGTGGACTCTCAGACCAGAtgga cgacactgtggaggaggatgatgacctGTACGActgtgtggagggtgaggaggatgaaggggaTGAGATCTACGAAGACCTGATGAGGGACGAACTACCTGCTGagacg CACCAGAAGCAGGGCGTAGACAAGAGAGAATGCTGCCTTCAGGAGATCACCCAGACTGAAGAGAAATACACCCACACTCTGGAGTCCatcatacag cacTTTATGAAACCCCTACAGAAGTTCCTCCAGCCCCAGGACATAGAAAGCATCTTCATCAACACacaa gacctgGTTGCTACTCATCGTGGTCTCCTGCAGGAGATCAGGTCTTCTATATCCTGCTCCAGAGCTGACACTCTCTACCAGGTCTTCATCAGCTACAAAGagag GTTACTGCTGTATGGGCGGTACTGCAGCCAGGTGGAGACAGCAAGCAAACACCTGGACAAGATGGCCTCCAGAGAAGACATCAGGATGAAACtggag GAGTGCTCTAAGAGGGCCAACAGTGGGAGGTTCTCCCTCAGGGATCTCCTCATGGTTCCCATGCAGCGAGTCCTGAAGTACCCCCTCCTGCTGCAG gaaCTTCTGAAACACACTACGGACACGACAGAAAAGGAGAACCTGAGGACAGCACTGGACGCCATGAGG gatttGGCCCAGTGTGTGAACGAGGTGAAGAGAGACAACGAGATCATCAGACAGATCACCACCTTCCAGCTCTCTATAGAAAACAtg aCCCAGTCTCTGGCTCTGTACGGTCGACCCAAGATAGATGGAGAGCTGAAGATCTGCTGCCCAGAGAAGAAATCCAaacaggacag gtaCGTGTTCCTGTTTGACAAGGCCATGCTGGTGTGtaagaggaggagtggggacACCATGGATCTGAAGGAGCTGGTGGAGCTGCAGCTGTACCAGATCAGAGACCAGCCAGGGACTGACAGAGACAGCAAGaag tggtcTCATGAGTTCCTCCTGTTGgatggggctgggctgggctacgATCTGTTCTTCAAGACCAGAGACCTGAAGAAGAAGTGGCTGGAACAGTTTGAGATGGCTat GTCAAACATGTGCCCAGAGAACTGTACAGCCAACAGCCATGACTTCCTAATGCACTGCTTTGAAGACACCACTTCCTGTAAGGCCTGTGGAATGCTGCTCAG ggggATCTTCTTCCAGGGCTACCGCTGTGCTCGCTGTAAGATGGCCGCCCATAAGGAGTGTCTGGGAAGAGTTCCAGCATGCGGACGCCCCACAG aTCATACTGGCACTATGAAGAAG AACCAGAAGGGCCTCAGACCTGGTCCAG GTCTTCCTAAAATGGAGGTGTGTCAGGAGTACTATGGCTTGCCCCCGCCTCCTGTGGCTTTCGGCCAACCACTGCCTCTCTCCATTGGTGATGTCATAGAGCTGACCCGCGCTGAAGTGGACCTGCAGTGGTGGGAG GGAAGGAACGTGACAATTGGTCAGGTGGGCTGGTTCCCCTGCAACAAAGTCCAGCCATTTGTAGCT AAATCCACTCCTGACCTGACTAGCTTCATgtg gtatGCAGGAAGTATGGAGCGCTCTGCAGCCAAGTCTCTTCTGATGTCACGGTCTGATGGAACCTTCCTGGTCCGAcaaaaggaggggggagagtttGCCATCAGCATCaa GTTCAACATGGACATCAGACACAtccgcatcacttcctgtgaagGTCTCTATCGCATCAATGACAAGAAGGCCTTCAAAGGGTTGATA GACCTTGTCCAGTTCTACCAGGGGAACTCTCTGAAGGAGTACTTCAAGGACGTAGACACGACACTGGAGATGCCCTACAAGCAGCCAGACGAGCTGCCAGACGAGCTGCCAGCTGCCTCCACACCCCCACAAG ggggcggggggaggtaCCAGGGCATTGCCAGGGCGAGGTATGACTTCTCAGCCAGGGACAGGACAGAGCTGTCACTCAGGGAGGGAGACACCATCAAGATCCTGTCCAGGAGAAACCCCAGCTGGTGGAAGGGAGAAGTGTATGGACgg
- the LOC124482147 gene encoding proto-oncogene vav-like isoform X3 gives MSQFLCLKNIRAFLGVCQERFHMRRNELFEAFDLFDVRDFGKVIDTLSILSHSPVATQRGFQPFPLEGCVADDDIYSGLSDQMDDTVEEDDDLYDCVEGEEDEGDEIYEDLMRDELPAETHQKQGVDKRECCLQEITQTEEKYTHTLESIIQHFMKPLQKFLQPQDIESIFINTQDLVATHRGLLQEIRSSISCSRADTLYQVFISYKERLLLYGRYCSQVETASKHLDKMASREDIRMKLEECSKRANSGRFSLRDLLMVPMQRVLKYPLLLQELLKHTTDTTEKENLRTALDAMRDLAQCVNEVKRDNEIIRQITTFQLSIENMTQSLALYGRPKIDGELKICCPEKKSKQDRYVFLFDKAMLVCKRRSGDTMDLKELVELQLYQIRDQPGTDRDSKKWSHEFLLLDGAGLGYDLFFKTRDLKKKWLEQFEMAMSNMCPENCTANSHDFLMHCFEDTTSCKACGMLLRGIFFQGYRCARCKMAAHKECLGRVPACGRPTDHTGTMKKKNQKGLRPGPGLPKMEVCQEYYGLPPPPVAFGQPLPLSIGDVIELTRAEVDLQWWEGRNVTIGQVGWFPCNKVQPFVAKSTPDLTSFMWYAGSMERSAAKSLLMSRSDGTFLVRQKEGGEFAISIKFNMDIRHIRITSCEGLYRINDKKAFKGLIDLVQFYQGNSLKEYFKDVDTTLEMPYKQPDELPDELPAASTPPQGGGGRYQGIARARYDFSARDRTELSLREGDTIKILSRRNPSWWKGEVYGRVGLFPANYVEEDYSEYC, from the exons ATGTCCCAG ttcctGTGTCTGAAGAACATCCGGGCGttcctgggtgtgtgtcaggAAAGGTTCCACATGCGGAGGAATGAGCTGTTTGAGGCTTTCGACCTGTTCGACGTCCGAGACTtcggaaag gtcaTAGACACGTTGTCTATTTTATCCCACTCCCCCGTCGCCACACAAAGAGGATTCCA ACCATTCCCTTTGGAGGGCTGTGTAGCTGATGATGACATCTACAGTGGACTCTCAGACCAGAtgga cgacactgtggaggaggatgatgacctGTACGActgtgtggagggtgaggaggatgaaggggaTGAGATCTACGAAGACCTGATGAGGGACGAACTACCTGCTGagacg CACCAGAAGCAGGGCGTAGACAAGAGAGAATGCTGCCTTCAGGAGATCACCCAGACTGAAGAGAAATACACCCACACTCTGGAGTCCatcatacag cacTTTATGAAACCCCTACAGAAGTTCCTCCAGCCCCAGGACATAGAAAGCATCTTCATCAACACacaa gacctgGTTGCTACTCATCGTGGTCTCCTGCAGGAGATCAGGTCTTCTATATCCTGCTCCAGAGCTGACACTCTCTACCAGGTCTTCATCAGCTACAAAGagag GTTACTGCTGTATGGGCGGTACTGCAGCCAGGTGGAGACAGCAAGCAAACACCTGGACAAGATGGCCTCCAGAGAAGACATCAGGATGAAACtggag GAGTGCTCTAAGAGGGCCAACAGTGGGAGGTTCTCCCTCAGGGATCTCCTCATGGTTCCCATGCAGCGAGTCCTGAAGTACCCCCTCCTGCTGCAG gaaCTTCTGAAACACACTACGGACACGACAGAAAAGGAGAACCTGAGGACAGCACTGGACGCCATGAGG gatttGGCCCAGTGTGTGAACGAGGTGAAGAGAGACAACGAGATCATCAGACAGATCACCACCTTCCAGCTCTCTATAGAAAACAtg aCCCAGTCTCTGGCTCTGTACGGTCGACCCAAGATAGATGGAGAGCTGAAGATCTGCTGCCCAGAGAAGAAATCCAaacaggacag gtaCGTGTTCCTGTTTGACAAGGCCATGCTGGTGTGtaagaggaggagtggggacACCATGGATCTGAAGGAGCTGGTGGAGCTGCAGCTGTACCAGATCAGAGACCAGCCAGGGACTGACAGAGACAGCAAGaag tggtcTCATGAGTTCCTCCTGTTGgatggggctgggctgggctacgATCTGTTCTTCAAGACCAGAGACCTGAAGAAGAAGTGGCTGGAACAGTTTGAGATGGCTat GTCAAACATGTGCCCAGAGAACTGTACAGCCAACAGCCATGACTTCCTAATGCACTGCTTTGAAGACACCACTTCCTGTAAGGCCTGTGGAATGCTGCTCAG ggggATCTTCTTCCAGGGCTACCGCTGTGCTCGCTGTAAGATGGCCGCCCATAAGGAGTGTCTGGGAAGAGTTCCAGCATGCGGACGCCCCACAG aTCATACTGGCACTATGAAGAAG aaGAACCAGAAGGGCCTCAGACCTGGTCCAG GTCTTCCTAAAATGGAGGTGTGTCAGGAGTACTATGGCTTGCCCCCGCCTCCTGTGGCTTTCGGCCAACCACTGCCTCTCTCCATTGGTGATGTCATAGAGCTGACCCGCGCTGAAGTGGACCTGCAGTGGTGGGAG GGAAGGAACGTGACAATTGGTCAGGTGGGCTGGTTCCCCTGCAACAAAGTCCAGCCATTTGTAGCT AAATCCACTCCTGACCTGACTAGCTTCATgtg gtatGCAGGAAGTATGGAGCGCTCTGCAGCCAAGTCTCTTCTGATGTCACGGTCTGATGGAACCTTCCTGGTCCGAcaaaaggaggggggagagtttGCCATCAGCATCaa GTTCAACATGGACATCAGACACAtccgcatcacttcctgtgaagGTCTCTATCGCATCAATGACAAGAAGGCCTTCAAAGGGTTGATA GACCTTGTCCAGTTCTACCAGGGGAACTCTCTGAAGGAGTACTTCAAGGACGTAGACACGACACTGGAGATGCCCTACAAGCAGCCAGACGAGCTGCCAGACGAGCTGCCAGCTGCCTCCACACCCCCACAAG ggggcggggggaggtaCCAGGGCATTGCCAGGGCGAGGTATGACTTCTCAGCCAGGGACAGGACAGAGCTGTCACTCAGGGAGGGAGACACCATCAAGATCCTGTCCAGGAGAAACCCCAGCTGGTGGAAGGGAGAAGTGTATGGACgg